A portion of the Clostridiales bacterium genome contains these proteins:
- a CDS encoding cupredoxin domain-containing protein has translation MAQTSINERGGPLGDSTAMMRYILVAALLAIVFFASYRFAVAKSSPEWAPDGSTSVSAPGAGGSGAGCACCGNAGSGEVVEGVAVVEGDVQRIMVDASAGYDPNVIRAIAGVPLEITFSQGFGCMAQVMSEELGFFEDLVSGPKTVRIPALVPGEYGFSCGMEMVFGSIVVE, from the coding sequence ATGGCACAGACATCGATAAATGAACGCGGCGGGCCGTTGGGCGATTCGACTGCGATGATGCGCTACATTCTAGTCGCGGCGCTGCTGGCGATCGTATTTTTTGCGAGCTACCGATTCGCCGTCGCCAAGAGCTCTCCTGAGTGGGCGCCCGACGGGTCCACAAGCGTCTCGGCGCCGGGTGCTGGAGGCTCGGGTGCTGGGTGCGCGTGTTGCGGAAACGCCGGGAGTGGTGAGGTCGTGGAAGGTGTTGCGGTAGTAGAGGGCGACGTGCAGCGCATCATGGTTGACGCGAGCGCCGGATACGACCCGAACGTGATCCGGGCGATTGCGGGAGTACCGCTTGAGATCACGTTTAGCCAGGGGTTCGGCTGCATGGCTCAGGTCATGTCTGAGGAACTCGGATTCTTCGAGGATTTGGTGAGTGGCCCCAAGACGGTGCGCATTCCAGCGCTCGTGCCCGGGGAGTACGGGTTTTCTTGTGGTATGGAGATGGTATTCGGCTCGATTGTCGTGGAGTAG
- a CDS encoding sulfite exporter TauE/SafE family protein: protein MDFFLPWLGVGLITSVHCVTMCGFMVVSYAIKGTTDGTIAQRLTPHLAYQSAKIVSYVIVGLALGVIGSAFDLDGVRGWVMALAGAFMILLGVSMTGRVPGLRSLALRPPAFLVRALQRTRRKAVSDAEQGKSSIATPLTFGLLTGLMPCGPLQAAQLAAAGAGSPLAGALVMLGFGVGTAPLMLGFGTVSGMLSARFKARMMLFAAVIVIVLGLVMLDRGAMMLGSPVTATSIREAIVGGPAVELLVDFEVGEDGVVEIPLSIVNTRFQPAVVAIPADQPVRLIVDRQEANVCSDQLWIPQIGVLQDLTPFGITAVEIPATAAGSYSLTCQMGMMSGTLQVGAAVATTDRTPLVAFVAIVAVLIGLYATRPRRAGGVARPGQATECASSPVASETALFGFPLGTIVLIIVLAGAAVIAGLAMGGQFA from the coding sequence GTGGATTTCTTTCTTCCCTGGTTGGGTGTGGGGCTCATCACCAGTGTTCACTGTGTGACGATGTGCGGCTTCATGGTGGTCAGTTACGCGATCAAAGGAACGACTGACGGCACCATCGCACAGCGGCTCACCCCGCACCTTGCGTATCAAAGCGCGAAGATAGTCAGTTACGTAATCGTCGGGCTCGCGCTAGGCGTGATCGGCTCGGCCTTCGATTTGGATGGCGTCCGGGGCTGGGTCATGGCTCTAGCCGGAGCGTTCATGATTCTGCTCGGCGTCAGCATGACTGGGCGGGTGCCGGGGCTCCGGTCGTTGGCGCTCAGACCTCCGGCGTTCCTTGTGCGCGCACTTCAACGTACGCGGCGAAAGGCCGTGTCCGACGCCGAGCAGGGGAAATCGAGCATTGCTACCCCGCTCACCTTTGGATTGCTCACTGGACTCATGCCTTGCGGTCCGCTACAAGCCGCCCAGCTCGCTGCGGCCGGTGCGGGGTCACCGCTTGCCGGGGCGCTCGTCATGCTTGGCTTCGGAGTTGGAACCGCGCCACTCATGCTTGGTTTCGGAACTGTCTCAGGGATGTTGAGCGCGCGTTTCAAGGCGCGCATGATGCTATTCGCGGCCGTGATCGTGATCGTGCTTGGCCTGGTCATGTTAGATCGAGGAGCGATGATGCTGGGATCTCCGGTGACCGCCACCTCTATCCGGGAAGCGATCGTGGGCGGGCCCGCTGTCGAGCTACTCGTTGACTTCGAGGTGGGCGAAGACGGGGTAGTCGAGATTCCGCTGTCGATCGTCAACACCCGGTTTCAGCCCGCGGTCGTAGCGATCCCGGCGGATCAGCCGGTGCGGCTCATCGTGGATCGTCAGGAAGCAAATGTATGCTCGGATCAGCTATGGATCCCGCAGATCGGAGTGTTGCAGGATCTCACACCCTTTGGCATCACCGCCGTCGAGATTCCGGCAACGGCGGCCGGATCGTACTCTCTCACCTGTCAGATGGGAATGATGTCCGGTACGCTTCAGGTAGGAGCGGCAGTCGCTACGACGGATCGAACACCCCTCGTGGCGTTTGTGGCCATCGTCGCCGTACTTATCGGCTTGTACGCGACACGCCCGCGACGTGCCGGGGGTGTCGCACGGCCGGGCCAGGCGACAGAATGCGCTTCATCACCGGTGGCGAGCGAGACGGCACTGTTCGGGTTTCCGCTGGGCACGATAGTACTCATTATCGTGCTTGCCGGAGCGGCGGTCATCGCCGGCCTCGCGATGGGCGGGCAGTTTGCGTAG
- the msrB gene encoding peptide-methionine (R)-S-oxide reductase MsrB — MDARERIVLSDDEWRVILAPERFRILRRAGTEPAGSGEYVDTEEDGVYRCAGCGAKLFSSADKYHSGSGWPSFASPARPNAVVEVEDHSYGMARTEVRCARCDGHLGHVFPDGPPPGGQRYCLNSLALRLDRTDGESVTEITENS; from the coding sequence ATGGACGCGCGAGAGCGGATCGTGCTCAGCGATGACGAGTGGAGAGTCATTCTTGCCCCCGAGAGGTTTCGCATTTTGCGACGGGCTGGTACAGAGCCGGCGGGGAGTGGCGAATACGTCGACACCGAAGAGGACGGAGTGTACCGGTGCGCGGGATGCGGTGCGAAGCTGTTCTCATCGGCCGACAAGTACCATTCCGGATCCGGCTGGCCTTCGTTCGCTAGCCCGGCACGTCCGAACGCGGTCGTGGAGGTCGAGGATCACTCTTACGGTATGGCGAGGACTGAGGTGCGGTGTGCACGGTGTGACGGGCATCTCGGCCACGTGTTTCCCGATGGTCCGCCCCCTGGCGGGCAGCGGTACTGTCTGAACTCATTGGCGCTCCGGCTTGACAGGACCGATGGAGAAAGTGTGACGGAAATCACCGAAAACAGTTAG
- a CDS encoding coproporphyrinogen III oxidase family protein codes for MLAERVLSAVMRRENARTLSLKPYHESRLPGPAVGAEYLLYVHVPFCVRLCPYCSFNRFPFEQDRAVAYFKRLREEMRFVAEQGFKCTSMYVGGGTPTVIVEELCETIDLARSIFPIREVSSETNPDHLIPRVVDPLVDRVDRFSVGVQSFDDALLKQMDRYDKYGSGEEILERLQSVEGRFHSLNVDMIFNFPSQTEAMLARDVEMLKVSQANQTTFYPLMASPVVEGSLRRSVGKVSYSREARYYEILSEILADTFEPASAWTFSRTGGGMIDEYIVDYEDYVGVGSGSFSFLNGSLYVNTFSLGEYTRRIDAGLSGVTAYREFTRRDRMRYRFLMGLFGLALDKVAFARDFGVSVERGLPMEMAFMRMNRAFAVDDAVRLTLTRTGRYLAVAMMRQFFIGVNGLRDQAREALPPEELKMFFGECG; via the coding sequence GTGCTCGCGGAACGGGTGCTCTCGGCAGTAATGCGTCGCGAGAACGCGCGGACTCTCAGTCTCAAGCCATATCACGAGTCCCGGTTGCCCGGCCCGGCGGTCGGGGCTGAATACCTGCTCTACGTCCATGTCCCATTCTGCGTGCGGCTGTGTCCCTACTGCTCGTTCAACCGATTTCCGTTTGAGCAGGACAGGGCTGTGGCGTACTTCAAGCGTCTCCGTGAGGAGATGCGCTTCGTGGCGGAACAAGGCTTCAAGTGCACATCGATGTACGTGGGGGGCGGGACACCGACGGTAATCGTCGAGGAGCTCTGCGAGACAATAGACCTCGCGCGGAGCATCTTTCCGATCCGGGAGGTTTCGAGCGAGACAAATCCGGACCACCTCATCCCTCGCGTGGTCGATCCGCTCGTCGATCGAGTCGACCGTTTCAGCGTTGGGGTGCAATCGTTTGACGACGCGCTCCTCAAACAGATGGACCGTTACGACAAGTACGGCTCGGGAGAGGAGATTTTGGAGCGGCTCCAATCGGTAGAGGGACGGTTTCACTCCCTCAACGTCGACATGATTTTCAACTTTCCCTCTCAGACTGAGGCGATGCTGGCGCGCGACGTCGAGATGCTCAAAGTGAGTCAGGCTAACCAGACCACTTTCTACCCCCTCATGGCATCACCCGTGGTCGAGGGGTCCCTCAGGCGGAGCGTGGGCAAGGTCTCGTACTCGCGTGAGGCCAGGTACTACGAGATTCTCAGTGAGATCCTCGCCGACACGTTTGAACCTGCGAGCGCATGGACGTTCTCCCGGACCGGTGGCGGCATGATCGATGAGTACATCGTCGACTACGAGGACTACGTGGGTGTCGGTTCGGGCTCGTTTTCGTTTCTCAACGGCTCGCTGTATGTCAACACGTTCTCACTCGGCGAGTACACCCGCAGGATCGACGCGGGGCTTTCTGGCGTGACCGCGTACCGCGAGTTCACTCGGCGCGATCGAATGCGCTACCGGTTCCTCATGGGCCTCTTTGGTCTCGCGCTGGACAAGGTCGCGTTTGCCCGGGACTTTGGGGTGAGTGTCGAGCGGGGTTTGCCGATGGAGATGGCGTTCATGCGTATGAACAGGGCGTTTGCGGTTGATGATGCCGTGCGGCTCACGCTGACCCGCACGGGCCGCTACCTTGCCGTTGCGATGATGCGACAGTTCTTCATCGGCGTGAACGGCCTTCGCGATCAAGCGCGGGAAGCGCTGCCTCCCGAAGAGCTCAAGATGTTCTTTGGCGAGTGCGGGTGA
- the purD gene encoding phosphoribosylamine--glycine ligase, giving the protein MRILVLGGGGREHAIVASLVASPRVTSVFVAPGNGGTAALAENVDLPIEDGLAVASFAIERGIDLVVIGPEAPLVAGVADVVREAGVPVFGPGAQGARLEGSKEFAKEFMRRHGLPTGAARSFSALEPALAYLEEVGVPIVVKADGLAAGKGVTVAMDAGAARAAVRECFSGRFGDAGSTVLIEEYLTGPECSLLVITDGHTMVPMAPVQDHKRAYEDDQGPNTGGMGVYSPVPIVTEAEHETMLATMYAAVEGLAVEDIEYRGVLYGGFILTDAGPKLLEFNARFGDPETQVILPRFAGDLAETLLAAAEGRLADLDVGWRDEWAVSVVLASGGYPGDYDADMVIAGIDDAAALSGVTVYHAGTRLTPGGTLLSAGGRVLNVTALGPDFASARERAYEAVALIGFEGMFYRSDIGAKAMRGRATWQA; this is encoded by the coding sequence ATGCGCATCCTCGTACTCGGTGGCGGAGGCCGCGAACACGCCATCGTGGCGTCACTCGTCGCCTCGCCCCGTGTGACCAGCGTATTTGTCGCGCCTGGAAACGGCGGGACCGCGGCGCTGGCAGAGAACGTCGACCTCCCAATCGAGGACGGCCTAGCGGTAGCGTCCTTTGCGATCGAGCGCGGGATCGACCTGGTGGTCATAGGACCGGAGGCGCCACTCGTGGCCGGTGTAGCCGATGTGGTCCGTGAAGCGGGAGTCCCTGTGTTTGGACCGGGCGCGCAGGGGGCTCGTCTTGAGGGATCGAAAGAGTTCGCCAAAGAGTTCATGCGGCGTCACGGCCTGCCCACGGGCGCGGCACGGTCCTTCTCGGCGCTAGAGCCAGCACTCGCGTACCTTGAGGAGGTCGGCGTACCGATCGTTGTGAAGGCGGACGGACTTGCGGCGGGCAAAGGCGTGACGGTCGCGATGGACGCGGGGGCCGCGCGCGCGGCGGTGAGGGAGTGCTTCTCGGGCCGATTTGGTGACGCCGGGTCGACCGTGCTGATCGAGGAGTACCTGACCGGCCCCGAGTGCTCATTGCTCGTGATCACCGACGGACACACCATGGTGCCGATGGCGCCTGTGCAGGATCACAAGCGTGCCTACGAGGACGACCAAGGTCCAAACACCGGCGGCATGGGCGTGTACTCGCCGGTTCCCATCGTCACGGAGGCCGAGCACGAGACTATGCTCGCCACGATGTACGCTGCGGTGGAGGGCCTGGCCGTAGAGGACATCGAGTACCGCGGCGTACTCTACGGAGGATTCATCCTCACGGATGCGGGCCCCAAGCTCCTCGAGTTCAACGCCCGCTTCGGTGACCCGGAAACCCAGGTCATCCTGCCGAGATTCGCAGGTGACCTCGCGGAAACCCTGCTTGCCGCCGCGGAAGGCCGTCTCGCCGATCTTGATGTGGGCTGGCGCGATGAGTGGGCGGTGTCGGTCGTGTTGGCGAGTGGCGGATATCCGGGCGACTACGACGCCGACATGGTGATAGCCGGCATCGATGACGCAGCGGCGCTTTCCGGAGTCACCGTCTATCATGCGGGGACGCGGCTGACACCCGGCGGCACATTGCTGTCCGCGGGCGGCCGAGTTCTCAACGTGACCGCACTGGGTCCGGATTTTGCCTCGGCGAGGGAGCGGGCGTACGAGGCGGTGGCGCTGATCGGGTTCGAGGGCATGTTCTACCGTTCCGACATCGGCGCGAAGGCAATGCGCGGTCGAGCCACATGGCAGGCGTGA
- a CDS encoding transcriptional regulator, translating to MEVADKVLETMKKAGEPLNAGAIAELSGLDRKEVDKAMNELKKSERIESPKRCYWQPRI from the coding sequence ATGGAAGTAGCAGACAAGGTGCTCGAAACGATGAAGAAGGCCGGCGAGCCGCTCAACGCCGGCGCGATCGCCGAGCTTTCGGGCCTCGACCGCAAAGAGGTCGACAAAGCGATGAACGAACTTAAGAAGTCGGAGCGCATCGAGTCGCCCAAGCGCTGCTACTGGCAGCCGCGAATCTGA
- a CDS encoding glycosyltransferase family 2 protein — protein MVKSWTGTYKHRYRAAYALPGVLTWSIVTVAMVGFIAYPRSWVVITSAFMCYFVARMVLSLVFYAIGRARVREWERTDWASYDSVPGPAGFAPADVYHVVIIPTYKEPIEILERTLDALSVQHRARERVIPVIAMEEREVGAREKGAALAEKYAVAFAEIFVTVHPPDLPGEIPGKSSNMSWAASEVYPVLVGERGIAAERITVTSCDADSVLHPLYFEAVSDLFANDQRRYGRFWQAPLHFDNNLWQVPAPIRVTAWIAHAGQMAELAMPFYEPLPISTYTLSFRTAVECGLWDPMVISEDWHAYLNVMFERGGDVGLTPVFLPTKGDAVDGETFLAGLKARHDQVMRHSWGAEDAGFLLARMVQQRWWHRRAVFRFGQVLHDHVSRATAWFFIVSTYLLLGYAEPLFTNDLTRIIMVHPGVPYLREIFVVGAAALVTTVIAELIRTPPPADRRPVSVIFELAVAWLTLPVVGFYLGTLPALRAQTRLMLGMPFSYKVTEKRAVPAPEAV, from the coding sequence GTGGTCAAGTCGTGGACTGGCACATATAAGCATCGCTATCGGGCGGCGTACGCGCTGCCCGGAGTGCTCACATGGTCTATCGTTACCGTCGCCATGGTCGGCTTCATCGCCTACCCGCGCTCATGGGTCGTAATTACATCCGCGTTCATGTGCTACTTCGTTGCCCGGATGGTCTTGAGTCTCGTGTTCTACGCGATAGGGCGCGCACGGGTGCGTGAGTGGGAACGCACCGATTGGGCGTCATATGATTCGGTCCCCGGACCAGCGGGGTTCGCGCCCGCCGACGTCTACCACGTCGTGATCATCCCCACTTACAAAGAGCCGATCGAGATACTGGAGCGCACACTCGACGCGCTCAGCGTTCAGCACCGTGCTCGCGAACGGGTCATTCCCGTCATCGCGATGGAGGAGCGCGAAGTAGGAGCGCGCGAGAAGGGCGCCGCCCTTGCCGAGAAGTACGCGGTGGCGTTCGCGGAGATCTTCGTCACGGTGCACCCGCCCGATCTCCCCGGTGAGATCCCTGGAAAGTCATCCAACATGTCGTGGGCGGCGAGCGAAGTGTATCCCGTGCTTGTAGGCGAGCGAGGCATCGCGGCGGAGCGCATCACCGTCACCTCGTGCGACGCCGATTCGGTTCTTCACCCGCTGTATTTCGAGGCCGTCTCGGACCTCTTCGCCAACGACCAGCGCCGCTACGGCAGGTTCTGGCAGGCACCGCTACATTTTGACAACAACCTCTGGCAGGTTCCGGCACCGATCCGGGTCACTGCTTGGATCGCACACGCTGGGCAGATGGCCGAGCTGGCCATGCCGTTTTACGAACCGCTTCCCATATCCACCTACACCCTGAGCTTCAGGACCGCTGTCGAGTGCGGCCTTTGGGATCCGATGGTCATCTCCGAGGACTGGCACGCGTACCTAAACGTGATGTTCGAGCGCGGCGGAGACGTCGGCTTGACCCCTGTGTTTCTGCCCACGAAGGGCGACGCTGTCGACGGGGAGACGTTCTTGGCCGGGCTCAAAGCCCGGCACGATCAGGTGATGCGCCACTCGTGGGGTGCCGAGGATGCCGGATTCCTGCTCGCGCGCATGGTGCAGCAGCGGTGGTGGCATCGTCGCGCCGTGTTTCGGTTCGGACAGGTCTTGCACGACCACGTCTCACGGGCCACAGCGTGGTTTTTCATTGTGAGCACCTACCTGCTTCTGGGCTATGCGGAACCGCTCTTCACCAACGACCTGACGCGGATCATCATGGTGCATCCGGGGGTGCCGTACTTACGGGAGATATTTGTCGTAGGCGCCGCCGCTCTTGTGACCACCGTAATCGCTGAACTCATCCGTACGCCGCCACCGGCGGACCGCAGGCCTGTTTCCGTCATTTTCGAGTTGGCGGTAGCGTGGCTGACTCTACCGGTTGTTGGGTTCTATCTTGGAACGCTGCCGGCGCTCAGGGCGCAGACCCGCTTGATGCTCGGGATGCCGTTCTCGTACAAGGTAACCGAGAAGCGCGCGGTCCCCGCCCCCGAAGCGGTGTGA
- a CDS encoding adenylosuccinate synthase has translation MAGIVLVGAQWGDEGKGKITDLIADDFDYVVRFQGGNNAGHTVIHGGRTLKLHLIPSGIMYPHITPVIANGCVIDPKVLLEEIDRLEMDGLSTHKLLISCNAHLIMPYHRDLDGASERRLGSLEIGTTRRGIGPAYMDKSSRMGIRVQDLTDEHIFRKKLDAALTEKNEILGKIYGLPTYTVDQIAEEYLPYAERIKPHIADTSLVVNKALDSGQWVLFEGAQGTLLDLDHGTYPFVTSSSPVAGGACTGAGVGPKRIDRVLGIAKAYITRVGSGPFPTELSDETGAHLIEVGHEYGTTTGRERRAGWYDGVIVRYAVQVNGITQLIITKLDVLSQLETIRVCVAYEYDGHRYNELPCHQSVFHRARPIYEDLPGWKTDITACREFSDLPQEARDYIGFIEDLADVPVAMIAVGPSREQTIIRRWESRP, from the coding sequence ATGGCCGGCATAGTGCTCGTCGGCGCCCAGTGGGGCGACGAAGGCAAGGGCAAGATCACTGACCTCATCGCAGACGATTTCGATTACGTCGTGCGGTTCCAAGGGGGCAACAACGCGGGGCATACCGTTATCCACGGCGGCCGCACGCTCAAGCTGCACCTCATCCCAAGCGGCATCATGTACCCGCATATCACACCGGTCATCGCTAACGGCTGCGTGATCGATCCCAAGGTGCTGCTCGAGGAGATAGACCGGCTCGAGATGGATGGGCTGTCGACGCACAAGCTTCTCATCAGCTGCAACGCGCACCTCATCATGCCGTACCACCGCGATCTCGACGGGGCGAGTGAGCGGCGTCTCGGGTCGCTCGAGATCGGCACGACCCGACGTGGCATTGGTCCTGCGTACATGGACAAGTCGTCGCGCATGGGCATCCGCGTCCAAGACCTCACCGACGAGCACATCTTCCGCAAGAAGCTCGACGCCGCCTTGACGGAGAAGAACGAGATTCTCGGCAAGATATACGGGCTCCCCACGTACACCGTCGATCAGATCGCCGAGGAGTACCTTCCGTACGCAGAGCGAATCAAGCCGCACATCGCCGACACGTCTCTCGTCGTCAACAAAGCGCTCGACTCTGGACAGTGGGTTTTGTTCGAGGGCGCCCAGGGCACACTGCTCGATCTCGACCACGGTACGTATCCTTTCGTGACGTCGTCGAGCCCCGTTGCGGGCGGTGCGTGCACAGGTGCAGGCGTCGGCCCAAAACGCATCGACAGAGTTCTGGGCATCGCGAAAGCCTACATCACCCGCGTCGGCTCGGGACCGTTTCCCACGGAGCTCTCTGACGAGACCGGCGCACACCTCATCGAGGTTGGGCACGAGTACGGCACAACCACAGGTCGTGAGCGGCGTGCCGGCTGGTACGACGGAGTGATCGTCCGGTACGCGGTGCAGGTGAACGGCATCACCCAACTCATCATTACGAAGCTCGACGTTTTGAGCCAGCTTGAGACAATCCGGGTGTGTGTCGCGTACGAGTACGATGGGCATCGCTACAATGAGCTCCCCTGTCACCAGAGCGTGTTCCACCGCGCAAGGCCCATCTACGAGGACCTTCCTGGGTGGAAAACCGATATCACCGCGTGCCGCGAGTTCAGCGACCTGCCCCAAGAGGCGCGTGATTACATCGGCTTTATCGAAGACCTTGCGGATGTCCCCGTGGCGATGATCGCCGTTGGCCCGAGTCGCGAGCAGACGATCATCCGGCGTTGGGAGTCGCGCCCGTAA
- a CDS encoding arsenic resistance protein: protein METGLSGRLTAISKFLSSSLVWAIPVSMIAGFALGVSFDLEPLKAAVLPLTMLMVYPMLINVRIREALGPADTRLVAVAMALNFTVLPVFAWLLARAFFASDAGLFVGMVLAGLFPTSGMTISWTGFAKGNVTAAVKMTVIGLIAASLAAPVYLEVFAGQVVSVDLLGIASTIMLVVAVPMIAAQFTRAVLVKRYGKERFATRIAPVFPGVSVIGVLGIVFVAVGLQAGMIAGRPALAALILAPLIIFYAANFALSTLVGRLLFGRADAIALVYGTAMRNLSIALGIAIASFGPEAALVLAVGYVVQVQAAAWYVRLTGKVFGAPDEAAAPSRPA from the coding sequence ATGGAGACCGGATTGTCAGGGCGGCTCACCGCCATCTCGAAGTTTCTTTCTTCGTCGTTAGTGTGGGCGATCCCGGTCAGCATGATCGCCGGGTTCGCGCTGGGGGTTTCGTTCGACCTCGAACCGCTCAAAGCGGCTGTGTTGCCGCTGACGATGCTCATGGTCTATCCGATGCTCATCAACGTCCGCATCCGCGAAGCGCTCGGGCCCGCGGACACTCGCTTGGTGGCCGTTGCGATGGCCCTCAACTTCACCGTCCTTCCGGTTTTCGCATGGCTTCTCGCACGAGCCTTCTTCGCGTCGGACGCTGGTTTGTTCGTAGGCATGGTGCTCGCCGGCCTCTTCCCTACGAGCGGGATGACTATCTCTTGGACCGGCTTTGCGAAAGGCAACGTGACGGCGGCGGTCAAGATGACCGTGATCGGACTCATCGCGGCTTCGCTCGCAGCACCCGTCTACCTTGAAGTGTTTGCTGGCCAGGTAGTGAGTGTTGACCTACTCGGCATCGCGTCGACGATTATGCTTGTGGTGGCGGTGCCCATGATCGCGGCTCAGTTCACCCGCGCCGTGCTCGTTAAGCGATATGGCAAGGAGCGTTTCGCTACGCGCATCGCTCCCGTGTTTCCCGGTGTCAGCGTAATCGGGGTGCTCGGCATCGTGTTCGTGGCGGTCGGGTTGCAGGCCGGGATGATTGCCGGTCGTCCGGCGCTTGCCGCACTCATTCTTGCGCCGCTCATCATCTTTTACGCGGCGAACTTTGCGCTTTCAACGCTCGTGGGCCGCCTGCTGTTTGGGCGCGCGGATGCCATAGCGCTCGTGTATGGCACCGCGATGCGCAATCTTTCGATCGCTCTCGGGATTGCGATCGCCAGTTTTGGCCCTGAGGCCGCCCTCGTGCTTGCGGTCGGCTACGTCGTGCAGGTTCAGGCCGCGGCGTGGTACGTGCGCCTCACTGGCAAGGTGTTTGGCGCTCCGGATGAGGCCGCCGCCCCTTCACGTCCCGCCTGA
- a CDS encoding FAD-dependent oxidoreductase, whose translation MALDRVVVIGAGPAGIFAALELSRLGGFEIIVVEKGKNLAERRCPARERGCVSCPTCDIMTGWGGAGAFSDGKLTLTGEVGGWLGDYIGTQELDTLIGYVDGLWCEFGASKRVYTPDPNEAKRLERAAELAGMHLTPMRIRHLGTDRSPKVLDAARVNLLEHGVRILTETAAKSVVAKEGRVTGVELEDGTTLHAGAVIAAPGREGADWLTRQAALLGIGRANNAVDIGVRVEVPATVMEPLTDHLYEAKLTYRSRSFGDKVRTFCMNPYGEVTAESYGDVITVNGHSYADDKTDRTNFAVLVSQAFTYPFREPTTYGRSIARLANLLGEGILVQRLGDLMAGRRSTPERIAESTVMPTMATATPGDLSNVVPYRHLTGILEFLEALDVLAPGVNAPGTLLYGIEVKFYSSKLEVGPDLQTSITGLYAIGDGAGVTRGLIQSSASGVVAARAIAAAR comes from the coding sequence ATGGCGCTCGATCGGGTGGTGGTCATAGGTGCTGGCCCCGCTGGCATCTTCGCGGCACTCGAGCTGTCACGTCTCGGCGGGTTCGAAATCATCGTCGTCGAGAAGGGCAAGAATCTTGCAGAGCGCCGGTGTCCGGCGCGTGAGCGGGGGTGCGTGTCTTGCCCTACCTGCGACATCATGACGGGTTGGGGTGGAGCGGGAGCGTTTTCTGACGGAAAGCTCACGCTCACTGGTGAAGTGGGCGGCTGGCTCGGCGATTACATCGGCACCCAGGAACTCGATACTCTCATCGGGTACGTCGATGGCTTGTGGTGCGAATTTGGAGCTAGCAAGCGCGTCTACACTCCGGACCCCAACGAGGCAAAGCGGCTTGAGCGGGCTGCGGAACTCGCCGGCATGCACCTGACTCCCATGCGCATCCGTCACCTCGGAACGGACCGATCGCCCAAGGTGCTCGATGCGGCCAGGGTCAATCTTTTGGAGCACGGGGTGCGTATCCTGACGGAGACGGCGGCGAAATCCGTCGTGGCCAAGGAGGGTCGCGTTACCGGCGTAGAGCTGGAGGACGGGACCACGCTGCACGCAGGCGCAGTGATCGCCGCGCCGGGTCGTGAGGGCGCTGACTGGCTGACGCGCCAAGCTGCCCTTCTTGGCATCGGACGGGCCAACAACGCTGTCGACATCGGTGTGCGGGTCGAGGTGCCCGCCACGGTCATGGAACCGCTTACGGACCACCTCTACGAGGCTAAGCTCACATATCGGTCACGCTCGTTCGGTGACAAGGTGCGCACGTTTTGCATGAATCCGTACGGGGAGGTGACCGCAGAATCGTACGGTGATGTCATCACTGTGAATGGTCACTCATACGCCGATGACAAGACGGACCGCACCAACTTCGCGGTTCTCGTAAGTCAAGCGTTCACGTATCCGTTCAGGGAGCCCACCACGTACGGGCGCTCCATCGCTCGGCTTGCCAATCTGCTCGGAGAGGGCATCTTGGTGCAGCGCTTGGGAGATCTCATGGCTGGCCGCCGTTCCACCCCCGAGCGGATCGCCGAGTCGACCGTGATGCCCACGATGGCAACCGCGACCCCGGGTGACCTCTCTAATGTTGTGCCCTATCGACATTTGACCGGCATACTCGAGTTCCTCGAAGCGCTCGATGTGCTCGCGCCCGGCGTGAACGCTCCGGGTACGTTACTCTATGGCATCGAGGTCAAGTTCTACTCCTCAAAGCTCGAAGTCGGCCCTGACCTGCAAACCTCGATAACCGGTTTGTACGCGATTGGCGACGGGGCGGGAGTGACGAGAGGACTCATCCAGTCGAGCGCGAGCGGTGTTGTCGCAGCGCGCGCTATTGCGGCGGCACGCTAG